From the genome of Patescibacteria group bacterium:
TATCTATCTATCTATCTATCTATCTATCTATCTATCTATCTATCTATCTATCTATCTATCTACTCATTTATTTATTTATTTATTTATTTGGAAAAGGCGTTAGCTATCTAATTAGTTAGTTAGTTAATTAGTTGGTTGGTTGAAGGAATGGTTGGTAGTGGTTGGGGAGTTATTTTTTGGGTTGCCATTCGTCTTCGGCGTAGATTTGGAAGTATTCGTCTTTGCGGTAGTCAAATATTTCGTCATTATTGAAAAATCTTTTTGTTTCTTCTTTTGCTGTCTTTTTGGAATCTGACGCGTGGACAAGTGTTGCTTGGTGGCTCATGGAAAGGTCGCCGCGAATGGTACCAATGTCCGCTTCTCTGCCAACTGTGGACCCGGAAATTGAACGCACCACGTCCACAGCTTCTACGCCTTCCCAGAGCATGGCAATTATTGGGCTGGAACTCATATATTTTTTTAACGATTCAAAAAACGGTTTATTTTTATGGTGTTTGTAATGTTTATCAAGAAGATTAGAGTCAGCACGGAGCATTTTAATACCCACTAATTTTAAACCTTTTTGCTCAAAACGGCTGATGATATTGCCCACTAAACCCCTTTGAATCCCGTCGGGTTTGATTAAGATAACTGTTCTTTCCAGTTCCATAGTGAGCCTTATTTTAGAATGCAGTTTTAGTTTTCGCAAGTGTTGCAGCTTGCAGTAGAGGCGTCACCGGTTAGTTTGTTTAGAACAACTTGGTGAATTGTTTCGAATGAATCCCCACGTGGTTTTAAAACATACGCACCCCCGTAGTAATCTCGTGGGGGCTCATAAAGATAGTTGTTGGTATCTAGTACTATTTGTTCAGTTTTATAATTTTTCCAACCTTTTACAATTGGTAAAAGTTCTGCTATCTCCCCTACTCCCAAATTGGTTTGCATATGTCCGCTGAAAAGATTATAAAGCGCTTCGGCACTTAGTTTTACTAAGTCTGAGTTAGTAAAAGCTTGAGGAACGTTAATTAGTAGATTTTGCTGTCTGCGGATGCGTTGAAAGTCGTTCCCCTCTCCATTGGTTCCTTTGCGAGAACGACAATAAACTAAAGCTTTCTCTGCACTAAAATTTTGGGTTCCGGTTTCAAAACTTACGGGATAGGGAGCATTTGGGCGGTCAGGAGGATACTTTGGATCTATAAAGCTTCTTTCCACATTTGTGTTAATACTACCCAACTGATTTACTGACCAAACAAACCCGTCAAATCCCATGCTTACAAAGTAATCTGGTTCTATACCTATTACCTTCCCTATCCGGTGTTTAAATTTATCAAAGCCTTCGTTAGCGTAGTGTGCGTTAATTTTAGT
Proteins encoded in this window:
- the ndk gene encoding nucleoside-diphosphate kinase, with protein sequence MERTVILIKPDGIQRGLVGNIISRFEQKGLKLVGIKMLRADSNLLDKHYKHHKNKPFFESLKKYMSSSPIIAMLWEGVEAVDVVRSISGSTVGREADIGTIRGDLSMSHQATLVHASDSKKTAKEETKRFFNNDEIFDYRKDEYFQIYAEDEWQPKK
- a CDS encoding LCP family protein — encoded protein: MQPKTKKIVIAALGVISLFLFNCAVYFYLKTIQASPKQNTNQKEPPKLFSPLTNREEPNLKIQSNPPGDYHILLLGTDQRTPKQQYYRTDAIMVVSILKNEKRVVLTSIPRDLWLSGTKINAHYANEGFDKFKHRIGKVIGIEPDYFVSMGFDGFVWSVNQLGSINTNVERSFIDPKYPPDRPNAPYPVSFETGTQNFSAEKALVYCRSRKGTNGEGNDFQRIRRQQNLLINVPQAFTNSDLVKLSAEALYNLFSGHMQTNLGVGEIAELLPIVKGWKNYKTEQIVLDTNNYLYEPPRDYYGGAYVLKPRGDSFETIHQVVLNKLTGDASTASCNTCEN